The proteins below come from a single Gordonia pseudamarae genomic window:
- a CDS encoding transposase: protein MHARVADSRKDWAHKQSTALIRENQAIYVEDLCVSGLARTRLAKSVHDGGWVMFTRMVEEKAARYGRYVGKVDRFFPSSRLCSTCGVQDGPKLLSVREWTCQACGVVHDRDLNAARNILAEGRSERLNACGGAVSLTA from the coding sequence GTGCATGCCAGGGTGGCCGATTCCCGCAAGGACTGGGCGCACAAACAGTCCACGGCGTTGATTCGCGAGAACCAAGCGATCTACGTCGAGGACTTGTGTGTCTCGGGTCTTGCGCGGACTCGATTGGCGAAGTCGGTACACGATGGCGGGTGGGTGATGTTCACCCGCATGGTGGAGGAGAAAGCCGCCCGGTACGGACGGTACGTCGGGAAAGTGGATCGGTTCTTCCCGTCCTCGCGACTGTGCTCGACGTGCGGAGTGCAGGATGGCCCGAAGCTGCTCTCGGTTCGAGAGTGGACATGTCAGGCGTGTGGGGTGGTCCACGACCGCGACCTCAATGCCGCCAGAAACATTCTCGCGGAGGGACGCTCCGAGAGACTAAACGCCTGCGGAGGGGCTGTCAGTCTTACCGCCTAG
- a CDS encoding transposase has product MASLPPPAVRVAKAHARVADSRKDWAHKQSTALIRENQAIYVEDLCVSGLARTRLAKSVHDGGWVMFTRMVEEKAARYGRYVGKVDRFFPSSQLCSTCGVQDGPKLLSVREWTCQACGVVHDRDLNAARNILAEGRSERLNACGGAVSLPA; this is encoded by the coding sequence ATGGCAAGTCTGCCGCCGCCCGCTGTGCGTGTCGCCAAAGCGCATGCCAGGGTGGCCGATTCCCGCAAGGACTGGGCGCACAAACAGTCCACGGCGTTGATTCGCGAGAACCAAGCGATCTACGTCGAGGACTTGTGTGTCTCGGGTCTTGCGCGGACTCGATTGGCGAAGTCGGTACACGATGGCGGGTGGGTGATGTTCACCCGCATGGTGGAGGAGAAAGCCGCCCGGTACGGACGGTACGTCGGGAAAGTGGATCGGTTCTTCCCGTCCTCGCAACTGTGCTCGACGTGCGGAGTGCAGGATGGCCCGAAGCTGCTCTCGGTTCGAGAGTGGACATGTCAGGCGTGTGGGGTGGTCCACGACCGCGACCTCAATGCCGCCAGAAACATTCTCGCGGAGGGACGCTCCGAGAGACTAAACGCCTGCGGAGGGGCTGTCAGTCTTCCCGCCTAG
- the rsmG gene encoding 16S rRNA (guanine(527)-N(7))-methyltransferase RsmG, with amino-acid sequence MATAIFGDRVGLAQEYRDILATDGIVQGLIGPREVERLWTRHVLNCAVIGEVIAPGSTVIDIGSGAGLPGIPLAIARPDLQVTLVEPLLRRATFLEAVISRLGLQGVRVVRGRAEEKAVRSDSGTADVVTSRAVAPLERLAGWSAPLVATGGVMVAIKGSSAADEIERDKVAVEKRGLTALRMATCGTRFLDEPTTVVIGDKVTQDVGDRRSKVGGKRSARKGGAQD; translated from the coding sequence GTGGCGACCGCGATCTTCGGTGACCGAGTGGGTCTTGCACAGGAGTACCGCGACATCCTCGCCACCGACGGGATCGTGCAGGGGCTGATCGGCCCCCGCGAAGTAGAACGGCTGTGGACCCGGCATGTGCTCAACTGCGCTGTCATCGGCGAGGTGATCGCGCCCGGATCCACCGTGATCGACATTGGCAGTGGGGCCGGACTGCCCGGTATCCCGCTGGCGATCGCGCGACCCGACCTTCAGGTGACGCTCGTCGAACCGCTGCTGCGACGTGCCACCTTCCTCGAAGCCGTGATCAGTCGGCTCGGGCTCCAGGGCGTGCGGGTGGTCCGGGGCCGTGCTGAGGAGAAGGCGGTGCGGTCCGACAGCGGTACCGCCGACGTGGTGACCTCGAGGGCTGTGGCCCCCCTCGAGCGTCTGGCGGGTTGGTCCGCTCCCTTGGTCGCAACCGGGGGCGTTATGGTCGCGATCAAAGGGTCATCGGCAGCCGACGAGATCGAACGTGACAAGGTGGCCGTCGAGAAGCGTGGTCTCACAGCGCTGCGGATGGCGACCTGTGGCACGCGGTTCCTGGACGAGCCGACGACCGTCGTCATCGGTGACAAGGTGACGCAGGATGTCGGTGACCGCCGTAGCAAGGTCGGTGGTAAGCGGTCCGCGCGCAAGGGTGGAGCGCAAGATTAG
- a CDS encoding Jag family protein: protein MTTETTPQGDVDDDQVVEEQAVDELSDADEATDNDTAADNDTAADEDTAATDASGADDDDDDDDDEDDDDEDERLIEEGEIAGDYLEQLLDVLDFDGDIDLDVDGDRAVVSIDGGDDLTKLVGRKGEVLDALQELTRLAVQQATGDRSRLMLDIARWRADRRERLARLGREVAERVLASGEKESLDPMTPFERKIVHDAVADVDGVVSESEGMEPKRRVVVLRSS, encoded by the coding sequence ATGACAACTGAGACCACGCCGCAGGGCGATGTCGATGACGATCAGGTCGTCGAGGAGCAGGCTGTGGACGAACTTTCCGATGCCGACGAGGCGACTGACAACGACACGGCAGCTGACAACGATACGGCAGCTGACGAGGACACGGCAGCCACGGATGCTTCGGGTGCCGATGACGACGATGATGATGACGACGATGAGGATGACGACGATGAGGATGAGCGCCTCATCGAGGAAGGCGAGATCGCCGGCGATTACCTCGAGCAGCTGCTCGACGTTCTCGACTTCGACGGCGACATCGACCTCGACGTCGACGGTGATCGGGCCGTCGTCAGCATCGATGGCGGAGACGATCTCACCAAGCTCGTAGGCCGCAAGGGTGAGGTGCTCGACGCGCTGCAGGAGCTCACCCGGCTGGCCGTGCAGCAGGCGACGGGCGATCGCAGCCGATTGATGCTCGACATTGCTCGGTGGCGTGCCGACCGGCGCGAACGTCTGGCCCGTCTCGGCCGCGAGGTTGCCGAGCGTGTGCTGGCCAGCGGCGAGAAGGAATCCCTCGACCCGATGACCCCGTTCGAGCGCAAGATTGTGCACGACGCCGTCGCCGACGTCGACGGTGTGGTGTCCGAGAGCGAGGGCATGGAACCCAAGCGCCGGGTGGTAGTGCTTCGTTCGTCGTAG
- the yidC gene encoding membrane protein insertase YidC, giving the protein MLNFIYWPVSWIMWVWHWLFDHLTPNTPGGDGIAWALSVVFLVFTLRAILYKPFVKQVRTTKKMQEINPQLQAIRKKYAKDRVKMTEEMQKLQKEHGFNPLLGCLPMFMQIPVFIGLFHVLRSFNRMGTGMGQLGMTAEETRRYGNYVFNADQVQNFLDARLFGVPLSSYVTQPTTEWVAFVSSLKPEDIDFTRGHIAILVVPMMIIASVSTHMNSRASVARQPAAALENPQTRIMNNLALYIFPLGILVTGVFFPVAILLYWMSNNIWTYGQQHIVFGQIEKEEEAARQAKQEKLKANAPKPGARPNRTKRAAAAPAKLDESSDSDSKPADSESSVDMSKPKPGRKPVKPQAGAKPTPGAKPAGSGNRKSGSSGKKPKGGAGGGKGGAAKRNRPGGK; this is encoded by the coding sequence GTGCTCAACTTCATCTATTGGCCGGTCTCCTGGATCATGTGGGTCTGGCACTGGTTGTTCGACCATCTGACCCCCAACACACCCGGTGGCGACGGCATCGCCTGGGCACTGTCGGTGGTCTTCCTGGTCTTCACCCTGCGCGCGATCCTGTACAAGCCGTTCGTCAAGCAGGTGCGCACCACCAAGAAGATGCAGGAGATCAACCCGCAGCTTCAGGCGATCCGGAAGAAGTACGCCAAAGACCGGGTCAAGATGACCGAGGAAATGCAGAAGCTGCAGAAGGAGCACGGCTTCAACCCGTTGCTCGGCTGTCTGCCGATGTTCATGCAGATCCCCGTGTTCATCGGTCTGTTCCATGTTCTGCGCTCGTTCAACAGGATGGGCACCGGCATGGGTCAGCTCGGCATGACTGCTGAGGAAACCCGCCGATACGGCAACTACGTCTTCAACGCAGACCAGGTGCAGAACTTCCTCGACGCCCGGTTGTTCGGTGTGCCGCTGTCGTCGTACGTGACCCAGCCCACGACCGAATGGGTGGCGTTCGTGTCCTCACTCAAGCCGGAGGACATCGACTTCACCCGCGGTCATATCGCGATTCTCGTGGTGCCGATGATGATCATCGCCTCGGTCTCCACGCACATGAACTCGCGTGCCTCGGTTGCCCGCCAGCCGGCGGCCGCGCTGGAGAACCCGCAGACGCGGATCATGAACAACCTCGCCCTGTATATTTTCCCGCTCGGCATTCTCGTGACCGGTGTGTTCTTCCCCGTCGCCATCCTCCTGTACTGGATGAGTAACAACATCTGGACCTACGGCCAGCAGCACATCGTGTTCGGTCAGATCGAGAAAGAGGAAGAGGCCGCCCGCCAGGCCAAGCAGGAGAAGCTCAAGGCCAATGCCCCTAAGCCGGGCGCCCGGCCGAACCGCACCAAGCGCGCCGCCGCGGCCCCGGCGAAGCTCGACGAATCGAGCGATTCGGACTCGAAACCGGCAGACTCCGAATCGTCTGTGGACATGTCGAAGCCGAAGCCGGGACGGAAGCCGGTCAAGCCCCAGGCGGGTGCCAAACCCACGCCGGGTGCCAAACCCGCCGGAAGCGGTAATCGCAAGTCCGGCTCGTCCGGCAAGAAGCCGAAGGGCGGTGCGGGTGGCGGCAAGGGCGGTGCGGCCAAGCGCAACCGTCCCGGCGGCAAATAG
- the yidD gene encoding membrane protein insertion efficiency factor YidD has translation MTQTSTHPTVARRLRLWPRRAVIFLIELYRSWISPMRMPTCRFEPTCSAYAVDALNAHGLVHGGTLAVVRLLKCGPWHKPGYDPVPERGLRHYLPGGRREAESAVRSTHSRGKG, from the coding sequence GTGACCCAGACTTCCACGCATCCGACCGTCGCCCGCCGCCTGCGACTATGGCCGCGCCGGGCCGTGATCTTCCTGATCGAGCTGTACCGTTCGTGGATCTCGCCGATGCGTATGCCGACCTGCCGCTTCGAGCCCACCTGCTCGGCGTACGCCGTCGACGCGCTCAACGCCCACGGCCTGGTACACGGTGGAACACTCGCTGTCGTGCGTCTGCTCAAGTGCGGACCATGGCACAAACCGGGATACGACCCGGTACCCGAACGTGGTCTGCGCCACTACCTCCCCGGAGGAAGACGCGAGGCCGAATCCGCCGTCCGTTCGACACACTCTCGAGGTAAGGGGTAA